In one window of Methanoregula sp. DNA:
- a CDS encoding NAD-binding protein — translation MTMHVMIVGGGKVGTYLARILLADGHTVKVIEGTREEFERAAQELPAGVVVFGNGTDPDMLEAAGIRDADVVAAVTRTDETNLVITSLARFEFNVKRTIARVNIPKNAWLFTPAMGVDVPLNQADLMAHLIAEEMSLGDVMTLLKLRRGQYSLVENKVDPRSVAAGKAVRDLNLPQECVLTAVIREGNLLIPRGSTVLVPGDEVFALVHVSQLDVLAAILKSPE, via the coding sequence ATGACAATGCACGTGATGATTGTCGGGGGTGGCAAGGTCGGTACCTACCTCGCCCGGATACTGCTCGCAGACGGGCACACGGTGAAAGTTATCGAAGGCACGCGGGAAGAATTCGAGAGGGCTGCACAGGAGCTGCCCGCAGGTGTTGTTGTCTTTGGCAATGGCACGGATCCGGATATGCTTGAGGCTGCCGGTATCCGTGATGCGGATGTGGTTGCGGCAGTGACCCGGACGGATGAGACGAATCTTGTGATCACCAGCCTTGCCCGCTTCGAGTTCAATGTCAAACGTACGATTGCGCGGGTGAATATACCCAAGAATGCGTGGCTGTTTACTCCTGCGATGGGTGTCGATGTGCCGCTGAATCAGGCAGATCTGATGGCCCACCTGATCGCAGAGGAGATGTCGCTCGGGGACGTGATGACGCTCCTGAAACTCCGGCGAGGGCAGTATTCACTGGTTGAAAACAAGGTCGATCCGCGATCGGTTGCGGCCGGCAAGGCAGTACGGGATCTCAACCTGCCCCAGGAATGCGTATTGACCGCGGTCATCCGTGAGGGCAACCTGCTCATCCCGCGAGGGAGCACGGTGCTTGTCCCGGGCGATGAAGTGTTTGCACTGGTGCATGTTTCACAGCTGGACGTGCTGGCTGCGATCCTGAAATCGCCGGAATAA
- a CDS encoding TrkA family potassium uptake protein: MIIGCGRMGAGLALYLNMSNHSVTVIDNDPSAFERLEPAFRGQAFTGDALDRDILIRAGIERADCLAALTPNDSINLVVARLAKEVFKVPKVVARMHDPRKSEIYRRLGVQTVSTVSLGMQRFAELLTFSTLDIVHSLGSGGVGIVESEIPPPLAGRMVNDLTVPGEIQVVAISRGGRTFVPTISTVFQHGDMIHVAVSSTSVDRLKALMGLA; the protein is encoded by the coding sequence ATGATTATTGGCTGCGGACGGATGGGTGCAGGCCTTGCCCTGTACCTGAATATGTCCAATCATAGCGTAACGGTGATTGACAACGACCCTTCAGCGTTCGAACGCCTCGAACCTGCATTCAGGGGCCAGGCATTTACGGGTGATGCCCTCGACCGGGATATTCTTATCCGGGCCGGGATAGAACGGGCTGACTGCCTTGCTGCCCTTACGCCGAATGACAGCATCAATCTGGTGGTTGCCCGGCTGGCAAAAGAGGTGTTCAAGGTTCCCAAGGTTGTTGCCCGCATGCACGATCCCCGGAAATCGGAAATCTACCGGCGACTGGGAGTCCAGACGGTCTCTACGGTCAGCCTCGGGATGCAACGCTTTGCCGAGCTCCTCACCTTCTCAACGCTGGATATAGTTCACTCACTGGGAAGCGGGGGGGTTGGTATCGTCGAGTCAGAGATTCCGCCACCGCTTGCCGGCAGGATGGTGAATGATCTTACCGTGCCTGGTGAGATACAGGTGGTTGCAATCAGCCGTGGTGGCAGGACATTTGTACCAACCATCAGCACGGTTTTTCAGCATGGCGACATGATACATGTCGCCGTATCATCGACTTCCGTTGACCGCCTGAAAGCACTGATGGGGCTGGCATAA
- a CDS encoding cation-transporting P-type ATPase: protein MTGETDIPNLTNLIRIIHTLPVADVFRVLATRPEGLTTLEASENQKRFGPNALQKIQGKSLYVKFFANFIHLMALLLWAGGIVAFIAQMPQLGVAVWMVNVINGLFSFWQEYRAEKATEALLKLLPHNVRVVREGQEQVILAEGLVPGDLLLLSEGDHISADARLVQDADLKVDQSTLTGESRPVHKTSEIILQPGLARVELPNLVFAGTNVVSGTGKAIVFATGMESEFGKIALMTQSLEEEQSPLQKELNHVTRVVTFIAIGIGMLFFALMVTLTGVTLAESFIFGLGMIVAFVPEGLLPTVTLALARGSQRMAQRHALIKRLSAVETLGCTSVICTDKTGTLTQNEMTVRNLWVAHRNLTVTGVGYAPEGSIQENDQPVPPTVTGDVKTLITAAGLCNNARLLPPDSESPQWKIIGDPTEAALKVVACKAGTDPEAELIKTPRVRELAFDSRRKLMSTIHQSGTGRIIYLKGAPKEVLTLCTSFQADNQESAMNDKLRDEIMGINDEYARSGLRVLAVAMRILPECVTTYTPETVERDLVFLGLVAMMDPPRPEVAEAIGKCHRASIRVIMITGDYGLTAESIARRIGIITVDRPRIITGADLDIMTDNELREAFMGEVIFARAAPEHKLRVVSILQAMGHVVAVTGDGVNDAPALKKADIGVAMGIAGTDVAKEAADMVLTDDNFASIVNAVEEGRAVYANIKKFTTYIFTSNTPEAVPFILFAFSRGRIPLALNVMQILSIDLGTDLVPALALGAEHPEPGVMDKPPRDLKEHVITRSLLTRAYLWLGPIQSLAAMSAFFFTYWTSGYWGTFLDLPSSGTLYLSATAMALAAVVTTQIGNVLAQRTEHSSIFEIGFFSNRFIWVGIATELIVISLIVYVPVLQQIFGTAAFPPEYWLFLLAWAPVLLIAEELRKGIVRWKDRRTTRKNACG from the coding sequence ATGACAGGAGAGACTGACATCCCCAATCTTACCAACCTCATTCGTATTATCCATACTCTGCCTGTTGCCGATGTCTTCAGGGTTCTTGCCACACGCCCCGAGGGTCTTACTACCCTTGAAGCCAGTGAAAACCAGAAACGGTTCGGACCCAATGCATTACAGAAAATCCAGGGAAAATCCCTGTATGTAAAATTTTTTGCAAATTTCATTCACTTAATGGCCCTGCTGCTCTGGGCAGGAGGGATTGTCGCTTTTATCGCCCAGATGCCCCAGCTGGGTGTTGCAGTCTGGATGGTCAACGTAATCAATGGCCTTTTCTCATTCTGGCAGGAATACCGTGCCGAGAAAGCAACCGAGGCATTGCTTAAGCTCCTGCCGCACAATGTCAGGGTGGTTAGGGAAGGTCAGGAGCAGGTTATCCTTGCCGAAGGTCTTGTACCAGGTGATCTGCTGCTGCTCTCTGAAGGCGACCACATATCTGCCGATGCCCGTCTGGTGCAGGACGCTGATCTGAAAGTCGACCAGTCAACCCTTACCGGTGAATCCCGCCCGGTACACAAGACCTCTGAGATCATCTTACAGCCCGGGCTTGCCCGCGTCGAACTCCCCAACCTGGTTTTTGCCGGCACCAACGTGGTCTCCGGTACCGGTAAAGCAATCGTGTTTGCCACCGGCATGGAAAGCGAATTTGGCAAGATTGCCCTTATGACCCAGAGCCTGGAAGAAGAACAGAGTCCGTTGCAGAAAGAGCTGAACCATGTAACCCGGGTAGTCACGTTCATTGCAATCGGTATCGGCATGCTGTTCTTCGCACTGATGGTGACATTAACCGGTGTTACCCTTGCCGAGAGTTTTATCTTTGGACTGGGCATGATTGTTGCCTTCGTCCCGGAAGGGCTGCTGCCAACGGTAACCCTTGCACTGGCACGGGGATCGCAGCGAATGGCACAGAGACATGCCCTGATAAAGCGGCTTTCAGCGGTTGAAACACTGGGATGTACTTCGGTTATCTGCACGGACAAGACCGGAACGCTCACTCAGAACGAAATGACGGTTCGGAATCTCTGGGTCGCACACCGGAATCTCACGGTAACCGGAGTCGGTTATGCACCGGAAGGATCGATACAGGAGAATGACCAGCCGGTCCCGCCCACTGTTACCGGCGATGTAAAAACCTTGATCACTGCAGCGGGTCTCTGCAACAATGCACGGCTGCTACCCCCCGACAGTGAATCCCCCCAGTGGAAGATTATCGGTGATCCAACTGAGGCCGCTCTAAAAGTGGTAGCCTGCAAGGCAGGGACAGATCCTGAGGCCGAACTTATAAAAACCCCGCGGGTGCGTGAACTCGCCTTTGATTCCCGCAGAAAACTGATGAGCACCATACACCAGTCCGGAACGGGGCGGATCATCTATCTCAAAGGAGCTCCCAAAGAGGTGCTCACGCTCTGCACATCGTTTCAGGCTGATAATCAGGAGAGTGCGATGAATGACAAGCTCCGGGATGAGATTATGGGTATCAATGATGAGTATGCCCGTAGCGGACTAAGGGTGCTTGCGGTTGCCATGCGTATTCTTCCAGAGTGTGTGACCACGTACACCCCTGAAACTGTCGAACGCGATCTGGTATTTCTTGGGCTTGTCGCAATGATGGATCCTCCCCGCCCGGAAGTGGCAGAAGCAATCGGAAAATGTCATCGTGCCAGTATCCGGGTGATCATGATCACCGGGGATTACGGTCTGACTGCGGAGAGTATTGCACGACGTATCGGGATCATCACGGTCGACAGACCCCGGATAATCACCGGTGCAGATCTTGACATAATGACAGACAATGAGTTACGGGAGGCATTCATGGGGGAGGTCATCTTTGCCCGTGCGGCTCCTGAGCACAAACTCCGGGTGGTCAGTATCCTGCAGGCAATGGGACATGTTGTTGCCGTTACCGGTGACGGTGTTAATGACGCACCCGCTCTAAAAAAAGCAGATATCGGCGTCGCCATGGGCATTGCCGGCACCGATGTGGCAAAGGAAGCGGCCGATATGGTGCTGACCGATGACAACTTTGCTTCCATTGTCAATGCCGTTGAAGAAGGCCGTGCCGTCTATGCAAACATCAAAAAATTTACCACGTATATTTTCACCAGCAACACTCCCGAGGCAGTGCCCTTCATCCTCTTTGCCTTCTCACGAGGACGAATCCCGCTTGCCCTCAATGTTATGCAGATACTCTCCATTGATCTTGGCACGGACCTGGTGCCGGCTCTTGCTCTGGGTGCCGAGCACCCTGAACCGGGAGTGATGGACAAACCTCCCCGTGATTTGAAAGAGCATGTGATTACTCGTTCACTGCTTACCCGGGCGTACCTGTGGCTCGGCCCGATCCAGAGCCTTGCTGCGATGTCGGCCTTTTTCTTTACGTACTGGACCAGCGGGTACTGGGGAACGTTCTTGGATCTCCCTTCCAGCGGGACGCTCTACCTTTCTGCCACGGCAATGGCGCTCGCTGCGGTCGTGACCACGCAGATCGGCAATGTCCTTGCCCAGAGGACCGAACACAGTTCAATCTTTGAGATCGGGTTCTTCTCCAACCGGTTCATATGGGTTGGTATTGCAACAGAACTCATTGTGATCTCCCTGATCGTATATGTCCCGGTCTTGCAGCAGATCTTTGGCACTGCAGCGTTCCCCCCAGAATACTGGCTGTTCCTGCTGGCATGGGCACCGGTACTGCTGATAGCAGAAGAACTCCGGAAAGGGATCGTCCGGTGGAAGGATCGCAGAACAACCAGAAAAAATGCATGTGGGTGA
- a CDS encoding V-type ATPase 116kDa subunit family protein has translation MLQKMKRVQIIGPKEKFSRVVDLLYHEGTLHFEDACDCISCDEISLKKINAENAAEVPKALEKISVIFSTLPIVEEDSERQSLVHNELVEETLDQTLARSKRIINELELTTKELATRKSELSFTITSLKRYEKVIQTLEPVEQKLPIHEGFEVVVLLIQKQHNDVINLIESEIERITRNHFEMASIVTDEETIAAVVAYDNNYSQEVHSFIFSANVNEIRLPQEFMGKPFKDMLALVHQNLHEAIEELALLDTHLLDLSTKWYQELSSLKKILEDVNEELQIYSNAGQSEHCFVILGWIPQKFFKRTQNDLQTEFQNRVVMVDLEVTAKDLEHAPTFYDNPWFVRPFEFFMKLVSPPDSREVDPSPILAIFFPFFFGIMVGDIGYGLVILVFALLMKKKFESIEWLTQLMNILIISSIPAILFGFFFGEFFGNFGEMMGWLHPVQFLGITWNRAEAIIPMLILAVSIGVVHIFLGLALGMRNAVILKNRKHLAERSGMLLMITGLILLLVTFAGVLPENTAYPAAVLMIIGLPLIIFGAGAFGTIEVMSTVGNILSYARLMAIGMASVILAMVANRLGGSMEVLVVGIIIAALLHTLNIILAMFSPSLHAIRLHLVEFYSKFYKGEGMMYKPFKNGKK, from the coding sequence ATGCTTCAAAAGATGAAAAGGGTACAGATCATTGGTCCAAAAGAGAAGTTCTCCCGCGTAGTGGACTTACTGTATCATGAAGGCACCCTTCATTTCGAAGATGCCTGCGATTGCATCTCCTGCGACGAGATATCCTTAAAAAAAATTAACGCTGAAAACGCAGCAGAAGTTCCCAAGGCTCTTGAAAAAATCAGCGTGATCTTTTCCACCCTCCCCATAGTTGAAGAAGATTCAGAGCGGCAATCCCTAGTCCATAACGAGTTGGTGGAGGAAACTCTGGATCAGACTCTAGCCCGGTCAAAGCGGATTATCAATGAACTTGAGTTGACCACAAAGGAGCTGGCGACCAGAAAAAGCGAACTGTCGTTCACCATCACGTCATTGAAGAGGTATGAAAAAGTTATTCAGACCCTCGAACCGGTGGAACAAAAGCTGCCAATTCACGAGGGATTCGAAGTCGTCGTCCTTCTGATTCAAAAACAGCATAATGATGTTATTAACCTCATCGAGTCCGAGATTGAGAGGATCACAAGAAACCATTTTGAGATGGCCAGCATCGTTACGGATGAAGAGACCATCGCAGCAGTCGTAGCGTATGATAATAACTATTCACAAGAGGTCCATTCCTTTATTTTTTCGGCAAATGTGAACGAGATACGGCTTCCGCAGGAATTCATGGGAAAACCGTTCAAAGACATGCTTGCATTGGTCCACCAGAATCTGCACGAGGCTATCGAGGAACTGGCTCTGCTCGATACGCATCTGCTGGATCTTTCAACTAAGTGGTATCAGGAACTATCTTCCCTCAAAAAAATCCTTGAGGATGTGAATGAAGAACTCCAGATCTATTCCAACGCCGGGCAATCTGAACATTGCTTTGTAATTCTCGGCTGGATTCCCCAAAAATTTTTTAAAAGGACGCAAAACGACCTGCAAACGGAATTTCAGAACCGTGTGGTAATGGTTGATCTTGAGGTAACTGCCAAGGATCTGGAACATGCACCCACATTCTATGATAATCCCTGGTTTGTCAGGCCGTTTGAATTTTTTATGAAGCTTGTATCTCCTCCAGATTCCCGTGAGGTTGATCCGAGCCCTATCCTTGCGATTTTTTTCCCGTTTTTCTTTGGGATCATGGTAGGGGATATTGGGTATGGTCTGGTGATCCTTGTCTTTGCCCTGCTGATGAAAAAGAAGTTTGAATCCATAGAATGGCTCACTCAGCTGATGAATATCCTGATCATCTCCTCAATCCCTGCGATCTTATTTGGATTCTTTTTCGGGGAGTTCTTCGGGAATTTCGGGGAGATGATGGGGTGGCTTCACCCGGTGCAATTCCTCGGCATCACGTGGAACCGGGCTGAGGCGATCATCCCTATGCTCATCCTCGCCGTCTCGATTGGCGTAGTCCACATCTTCCTTGGCCTTGCACTTGGCATGCGCAATGCTGTTATTCTCAAGAACAGGAAACACCTTGCAGAACGTTCGGGAATGCTCCTGATGATCACCGGGCTCATCCTCTTACTGGTAACATTTGCCGGTGTGTTGCCGGAAAACACGGCCTATCCCGCAGCAGTCCTCATGATCATTGGTCTCCCCCTCATCATTTTCGGCGCAGGGGCGTTTGGCACCATTGAGGTGATGAGCACGGTGGGGAACATCCTCTCCTATGCCCGGTTGATGGCAATCGGCATGGCATCGGTCATCCTTGCGATGGTCGCAAACAGGCTTGGGGGTTCAATGGAGGTCCTCGTTGTCGGGATCATCATTGCAGCTCTGTTACATACCCTGAACATTATCCTTGCCATGTTCAGCCCAAGCCTGCACGCAATACGACTTCATCTCGTGGAATTTTATTCAAAATTTTATAAGGGGGAAGGAATGATGTACAAACCTTTTAAAAATGGAAAAAAATGA
- a CDS encoding 4Fe-4S dicluster domain-containing protein produces MTFFEMTKTVLKSVFSRPATLMYPAKPAKKTDATRGHVKINPDGCITCRSCQRKCPTQAICVEVKEKTWQIDQMRCVVCAVCVDVCPTKCLIMDNQYRPAMTARGGLEKFTVAGPKKKEPAAV; encoded by the coding sequence ATGACATTTTTCGAGATGACAAAAACCGTATTAAAAAGCGTGTTCTCCCGCCCGGCCACCCTGATGTATCCGGCAAAACCGGCCAAGAAGACCGATGCTACCCGCGGGCACGTGAAGATCAATCCGGACGGGTGCATTACCTGCCGGTCCTGCCAGCGCAAGTGCCCGACCCAGGCAATCTGTGTCGAGGTCAAGGAGAAGACGTGGCAGATCGACCAGATGCGCTGTGTGGTTTGTGCTGTGTGTGTGGATGTCTGCCCCACGAAATGCCTTATCATGGACAATCAGTACCGCCCGGCAATGACTGCCCGGGGCGGTCTTGAGAAGTTTACCGTGGCAGGGCCAAAGAAGAAGGAACCGGCAGCGGTATAA